A single window of Providencia alcalifaciens DNA harbors:
- the dsbE gene encoding thiol:disulfide interchange protein DsbE, translated as MNRKVFLIPFVIFAAIAAVLLWQLVRNAEGDDPRLLESALIGKPVPVFRLESLENPGQEYDTKVLIQGQPILLNVWATWCPTCRAEHQYLNQLASQGIRVVGMNYKDDRQKAIGWLRELGNPYALSLFDGQGMLGLDLGVYGAPETFLIDGQGIIRYRHAGAVDERVWQNELKPLWDRYSKEANQ; from the coding sequence ATGAATCGCAAAGTTTTTTTAATTCCTTTTGTTATCTTTGCGGCGATTGCAGCCGTGCTGTTATGGCAATTGGTACGTAATGCTGAAGGGGACGATCCCCGCTTGCTAGAGTCTGCTTTGATTGGCAAGCCAGTGCCTGTTTTCCGTTTGGAATCCTTGGAAAATCCGGGGCAGGAATATGACACCAAGGTACTGATCCAAGGGCAACCTATTTTATTGAATGTATGGGCGACATGGTGCCCGACTTGCCGTGCTGAGCACCAATATTTGAATCAGTTAGCATCCCAAGGGATCCGCGTTGTGGGGATGAATTATAAAGATGATCGCCAAAAAGCGATCGGCTGGCTGCGCGAATTGGGTAATCCATACGCATTAAGTTTATTCGATGGGCAAGGGATGCTGGGGCTTGATCTCGGTGTGTATGGCGCGCCTGAAACCTTTTTAATTGATGGGCAAGGAATTATTCGTTATCGCCACGCCGGTGCAGTTGATGAACGAGTTTGGCAAAACGAGTTGAAGCCGCTGTGGGATCGTTATAGCAAGGAGGCAAATCAATGA
- a CDS encoding heme lyase CcmF/NrfE family subunit, with translation MIPEIGNILLCLALGVSVLLSFYPLWGVARNDARLMAASRPLAWLLFLCIAGAFLVLINAFVVNDFSVTYVANNSNTQLPIWYRVAATWGAHEGSLLLWVLLMSGWTFAVALFSYRMPLDIVARVLAVMGMVSVGFLLFIIFTSNPFSRTLPSFPIEGRDLNPLLQDPGLIFHPPLLYMGYVGFSVAFAFAIAALLSGRLDSSFTRFARPWTLAAWFFLTLGIMLGSAWAYYELGWGGWWFWDPVENASFMPWLVGTALIHSLSVTEQRATFKAWSLLLSIFAFSLCLLGTFLVRSGVLVSVHAFASDPARGLFILAFMVLVIGGSLLVFAIRGHKVRSKVNNALWSRESLLLGNNVILTAAMLVVLLGTLLPLIHKQLGLGTISIGEPFFNTMFIALMVPFALLLGIGPLVRWGRDRPAAIRKLLLMALVLTLILSFLLPWLMQDRVEALTVLGLMMACWIVILAFAEMKVRISKKIKLTSSYWGMVLAHLGLAVTIVGIAFSQNYSIERDVKMKPDDSIAIRGYTFVFNGVHEADGPNYQGVIGTITVKENDKVLTTLHPEKRFYSTSRSVMTEAAIDGGITRDLYAALGEEISPNVWTLRLYYKPFVRWIWAGGVFMAIGALCCLFDSRYRRRKLQGEAV, from the coding sequence ATGATCCCTGAGATTGGTAATATCCTGCTGTGTTTAGCATTAGGGGTCTCTGTATTACTCTCTTTTTATCCTCTATGGGGCGTGGCGCGTAATGATGCCCGCCTAATGGCGGCATCTAGACCATTAGCATGGTTGCTGTTTCTTTGTATCGCAGGGGCATTTTTGGTGTTGATCAATGCCTTTGTGGTGAATGATTTCTCCGTTACCTACGTGGCAAATAACTCCAATACACAATTACCGATTTGGTATCGTGTGGCGGCAACATGGGGCGCTCATGAAGGGTCACTGTTGCTGTGGGTGCTGCTAATGAGCGGCTGGACATTTGCGGTGGCGTTATTCAGTTACCGTATGCCTCTGGATATTGTGGCGCGTGTGCTGGCGGTAATGGGGATGGTGAGTGTCGGCTTTTTGCTGTTTATCATTTTTACCTCAAATCCATTCTCTCGCACCTTGCCATCTTTCCCGATTGAAGGCCGTGACTTAAACCCTCTGCTGCAAGATCCGGGACTGATTTTCCACCCGCCATTACTGTATATGGGCTATGTGGGCTTCTCGGTAGCCTTCGCCTTCGCGATTGCAGCATTACTCAGTGGGCGCTTAGATAGCTCCTTTACCCGTTTTGCACGTCCTTGGACGCTAGCAGCATGGTTCTTCTTAACGCTGGGGATTATGTTAGGGTCGGCGTGGGCATACTACGAATTAGGCTGGGGTGGCTGGTGGTTTTGGGATCCGGTCGAAAATGCCTCGTTTATGCCATGGTTAGTGGGGACGGCCTTAATCCACTCATTATCAGTCACTGAGCAGCGAGCCACTTTCAAAGCATGGTCGCTATTATTGTCGATATTTGCCTTCTCACTGTGCTTATTGGGCACGTTCTTAGTCCGCTCAGGCGTATTGGTTTCGGTGCACGCTTTTGCTTCAGACCCCGCACGAGGGCTATTTATTCTTGCCTTTATGGTGTTGGTGATCGGTGGCTCGCTGTTAGTCTTTGCGATTCGCGGTCATAAAGTACGCTCTAAGGTGAACAACGCATTATGGTCTCGGGAATCCCTGCTATTGGGCAATAACGTGATTTTGACAGCCGCCATGTTGGTGGTGTTGTTAGGTACATTGCTGCCACTTATCCATAAACAACTTGGTTTGGGAACGATTTCCATTGGTGAACCGTTCTTCAACACTATGTTTATTGCCTTGATGGTGCCGTTTGCACTATTGCTGGGTATTGGACCGCTAGTGCGTTGGGGACGTGACCGTCCTGCGGCTATTCGCAAATTACTGCTGATGGCGTTAGTGCTGACATTGATTCTTTCTTTCTTACTGCCTTGGTTAATGCAAGACAGAGTTGAAGCGTTGACAGTGCTGGGCTTAATGATGGCGTGCTGGATTGTTATTTTAGCCTTTGCTGAAATGAAGGTGCGTATCAGTAAAAAAATCAAACTGACCTCAAGCTATTGGGGAATGGTACTGGCACACCTTGGTTTAGCGGTGACTATCGTGGGGATCGCCTTTAGCCAGAATTACAGTATTGAACGTGATGTCAAAATGAAACCCGATGACAGTATTGCCATTCGCGGATATACCTTTGTATTTAATGGGGTACATGAAGCAGATGGGCCAAACTATCAAGGGGTGATTGGCACTATCACCGTGAAAGAGAATGACAAGGTGCTCACCACGTTGCATCCAGAGAAACGTTTTTATAGCACTAGCCGTTCAGTGATGACGGAAGCGGCTATTGATGGCGGGATCACTCGTGATTTATACGCGGCGTTGGGGGAGGAGATCTCCCCAAATGTGTGGACCCTGCGTTTGTACTATAAACCGTTTGTCCGCTGGATTTGGGCGGGTGGGGTATTTATGGCAATAGGCGCGTTATGCTGCCTGTTTGACTCGCGTTATCGTCGTCGCAAGCTGCAAGGGGAAGCTGTATGA
- the ccmE gene encoding cytochrome c maturation protein CcmE, translating to MNIRRRNRLWLVSSIILGVGLTFSLVLYALSSSIDLFYTPGEVIYGKRETQKVPEVGQRLRVGGMVMPGTVVRDPDSLKVTFTVYDAEAEIDVSYDGILPDLFKEGQGVVVQGELEPNNHVMAKEVLAKHDENYTPPEIEQAMQENHKRPAAMYKDNAS from the coding sequence GTGAATATTCGTCGCCGTAACCGACTGTGGTTGGTTTCATCCATTATTTTAGGTGTTGGGCTGACTTTTTCATTGGTGCTATACGCCTTAAGTTCCAGTATCGACCTATTTTATACTCCCGGTGAAGTGATTTATGGGAAGCGGGAAACCCAAAAAGTCCCTGAAGTTGGACAGCGTCTACGTGTCGGAGGCATGGTGATGCCAGGAACTGTTGTGCGCGACCCAGACTCGCTGAAAGTGACTTTTACCGTTTATGATGCGGAAGCCGAAATTGATGTCAGCTATGACGGTATCTTGCCTGATTTATTTAAAGAGGGGCAAGGTGTGGTGGTACAAGGGGAATTAGAACCGAATAACCATGTGATGGCGAAAGAAGTGTTAGCCAAACATGATGAAAACTACACGCCGCCAGAAATTGAGCAAGCGATGCAAGAAAACCATAAACGTCCAGCTGCAATGTATAAGGACAATGCATCATGA
- the ccmD gene encoding heme exporter protein CcmD, whose amino-acid sequence MNSAFASWSDFIAMGGYGFYVWLAVALTLLPLTALCIHTYIQRKMIFSAIVQQQAREARQKAARARREGM is encoded by the coding sequence ATGAATAGTGCTTTTGCCTCTTGGAGTGACTTTATCGCCATGGGCGGATATGGATTTTATGTTTGGTTAGCAGTTGCGCTAACCCTTTTGCCATTAACGGCACTGTGCATCCATACCTATATTCAACGAAAAATGATTTTTAGCGCGATTGTTCAGCAACAAGCGCGAGAAGCAAGACAAAAAGCCGCTAGAGCGCGTAGGGAGGGGATGTGA
- a CDS encoding heme ABC transporter permease — translation MWKKLHQLAIPMNLYKICGRLAPWFIMLSVIFLAVGWVWGFGFAPTDKTQSDSYRIIYIHVPAAMWSMGIYATMAITAFIGLVWQMKISELAIAAMAPVGAVFTFIALVTGATWGKPMWGAWWVWDARLTSELILLFLYVGIIALWHAFDDRRTAGKAAAILVLIGVINLPIIHYSVEWWQTLHQPSTRMQESINPAMRTPLRLAILGYLFLFISLTLIRLRNQLLMLERNRPWVLELMTKRGNHHE, via the coding sequence ATGTGGAAAAAGCTTCACCAATTAGCAATTCCAATGAACCTCTATAAAATATGTGGGCGACTGGCTCCATGGTTCATTATGTTAAGTGTTATCTTTCTGGCGGTGGGCTGGGTTTGGGGCTTTGGTTTTGCACCAACCGATAAAACACAGAGTGATAGCTACCGGATCATCTATATTCATGTCCCTGCGGCCATGTGGTCGATGGGGATTTATGCCACTATGGCTATCACTGCGTTCATTGGCCTTGTCTGGCAGATGAAAATTTCTGAGTTAGCCATTGCTGCAATGGCACCCGTCGGCGCTGTATTCACCTTTATCGCGCTTGTCACCGGTGCCACATGGGGTAAACCGATGTGGGGAGCTTGGTGGGTATGGGATGCGCGTCTGACGTCTGAATTGATCCTGTTATTTTTATATGTTGGGATCATTGCCTTGTGGCACGCTTTTGATGACCGCCGAACAGCAGGAAAAGCGGCTGCCATTTTAGTGTTAATTGGGGTGATCAATTTGCCTATTATTCACTACTCAGTTGAGTGGTGGCAAACCCTGCATCAACCATCAACACGTATGCAAGAAAGCATTAATCCAGCGATGCGTACACCATTACGTTTAGCTATTCTGGGGTATTTATTCCTGTTTATTTCGTTGACGCTAATTCGTCTGCGTAACCAGCTATTAATGTTAGAGCGTAACCGACCTTGGGTACTGGAACTGATGACTAAGCGAGGGAACCATCATGAATAG
- the napC gene encoding cytochrome c-type protein NapC — translation MTNKNDKPGIIRRVWQWWWRPSRLALGTLLIIGFVGGVIFWGGFNTGMEKANTEEFCISCHEMRENVYEEYMDTIHYTNRSGVRATCPDCHVPHEFVPKMVRKIKASKELYGKIFGVIDTPQKFEAHRLEMAQNEWRRMKDNNSQECRNCHNFDYMDFTAQKSVAAKMHDQALKDGKTCIDCHKGIAHKLPDMREVEPGF, via the coding sequence ATGACTAATAAAAATGATAAACCGGGGATCATTCGCCGAGTTTGGCAGTGGTGGTGGCGTCCAAGCCGTTTAGCGTTGGGTACGTTGTTGATTATCGGTTTCGTCGGCGGTGTTATTTTCTGGGGCGGTTTCAATACCGGAATGGAAAAAGCGAACACGGAAGAGTTCTGTATTAGCTGCCATGAAATGCGTGAAAACGTCTACGAAGAGTATATGGATACCATTCACTATACTAACCGTAGTGGGGTGAGAGCGACCTGCCCTGATTGCCACGTACCTCATGAGTTTGTGCCAAAAATGGTAAGGAAAATCAAAGCCAGTAAAGAGCTATACGGTAAGATTTTTGGCGTGATTGATACACCACAAAAATTTGAAGCGCATCGTCTAGAAATGGCGCAGAACGAGTGGCGACGGATGAAGGATAACAATTCCCAAGAATGCCGTAACTGTCACAACTTCGACTATATGGATTTTACCGCTCAAAAAAGTGTCGCTGCAAAAATGCATGACCAAGCATTAAAAGACGGAAAAACCTGTATTGATTGCCATAAAGGTATTGCGCATAAGCTACCAGATATGCGAGAAGTGGAACCTGGCTTCTAA
- the napB gene encoding nitrate reductase cytochrome c-type subunit has translation MKKTVLKRALSRWIAGMAVVVSSFAWSANGVDLAQSPEVSGTPESGIHIPKEQEKMALNYVNQPPMIPHSVEGYQITTNTNRCLQCHGVENYRTTGAPRISPTHFMDATGKVLGEVAPNRYFCLQCHVPQSDTAPIIDNTFTPSKGFGK, from the coding sequence CTGAAAAAAACGGTCCTGAAAAGAGCTTTAAGCCGTTGGATAGCGGGTATGGCCGTTGTCGTGAGCAGTTTTGCATGGTCGGCGAATGGCGTCGATCTGGCTCAATCACCAGAAGTGTCAGGTACACCAGAAAGTGGCATTCATATTCCTAAAGAGCAGGAAAAAATGGCACTGAACTACGTTAACCAACCACCGATGATCCCTCACAGCGTTGAAGGGTATCAAATTACTACCAATACAAACCGTTGTTTGCAGTGCCACGGTGTGGAAAATTATCGTACTACTGGCGCACCACGTATTAGCCCAACACACTTTATGGATGCGACGGGTAAAGTATTAGGTGAAGTGGCACCAAATCGTTATTTCTGCTTACAGTGTCATGTTCCTCAATCTGATACTGCGCCGATTATCGATAATACCTTTACCCCATCTAAAGGCTTCGGGAAATAA
- the napH gene encoding quinol dehydrogenase ferredoxin subunit NapH, protein MANRKHDAGREALAKKGWWGSHKWLVLRRTSQLLVLAMFLSGPWFGVWILHGNYSSSLLLDTIPLTDPLITLESLASGYLPGISALIGAGIVFGVYALLGKRVFCSWVCPVNPVTDAAAWLRRKFEFNQSATIPRYIRYVLLGVILLGSALTGTLLWEWINPVSLMGRSLIFGFGSGALVLVALFLFDLLVVEHGWCGHLCPLGALYGVAGCKGALVVTAHKKEQCNRCMDCFHVCPEPQVLRVPVLDKQAPAEITAKDCTTCGRCIDVCAEDVFKITLKWSSGAKS, encoded by the coding sequence ATGGCAAATCGTAAGCACGATGCCGGACGTGAGGCTCTGGCGAAAAAAGGGTGGTGGGGAAGCCATAAATGGTTGGTATTAAGACGTACCAGTCAGTTGTTAGTGTTAGCCATGTTTTTAAGTGGTCCATGGTTTGGCGTGTGGATCTTACATGGCAACTACAGTAGCAGCTTATTACTGGATACGATCCCATTGACGGATCCGCTGATTACTCTTGAAAGCTTAGCAAGTGGTTACTTACCGGGGATCTCCGCGTTAATCGGTGCAGGGATTGTTTTCGGGGTGTATGCCCTGTTAGGAAAACGGGTTTTCTGTAGTTGGGTATGCCCTGTGAATCCGGTCACGGATGCGGCGGCATGGCTACGTCGAAAATTCGAATTTAATCAATCCGCCACGATCCCACGTTACATCCGCTATGTTTTGCTGGGTGTGATTTTGTTGGGATCGGCATTAACAGGTACGTTGCTTTGGGAATGGATTAACCCCGTTTCTCTGATGGGACGTAGCTTGATTTTTGGTTTTGGTAGCGGCGCTTTAGTTTTAGTTGCACTGTTTTTATTCGATTTATTGGTCGTGGAACATGGTTGGTGTGGTCACTTATGCCCGCTCGGCGCACTGTATGGTGTCGCGGGGTGTAAAGGGGCTTTGGTCGTGACTGCCCATAAAAAAGAGCAGTGTAACCGCTGTATGGATTGTTTCCACGTTTGTCCTGAGCCGCAAGTTTTGCGCGTTCCGGTTCTTGATAAACAAGCCCCAGCAGAGATCACGGCAAAAGACTGCACAACGTGTGGTCGCTGTATCGATGTCTGTGCTGAGGACGTTTTTAAAATAACACTAAAATGGAGTTCGGGAGCTAAATCATGA
- the napG gene encoding ferredoxin-type protein NapG, translating into MSQKPSSQNSRRRFLRDVARAAGGLAAVGVVLGLQQQTSRASGVHLRPPGALDESAFASACVRCGQCVQACPYDMLKLATLASGMAAGTPYFIARENPCEMCEDIPCAKVCPSGALDKDIASINDARMGLAVLLDQENCLNFQGLRCDVCYRVCPVIDEAITLELEQNHRTGKHARFLPTVNSNYCTGCGKCEQACVLEESAIKVLPRSLAKGELGHHYRFGWLEGNNGKS; encoded by the coding sequence ATGTCCCAGAAACCGAGTTCCCAGAATAGTCGCCGCCGTTTTTTGCGTGATGTTGCTCGCGCAGCGGGTGGACTGGCGGCTGTTGGTGTGGTACTGGGGCTTCAGCAACAAACCTCTCGAGCGAGCGGAGTGCATCTTCGCCCGCCGGGTGCCTTAGACGAAAGTGCCTTTGCAAGTGCCTGTGTGCGCTGTGGTCAATGTGTGCAAGCGTGTCCTTACGACATGTTGAAACTCGCCACTTTGGCGTCTGGCATGGCAGCCGGTACACCGTATTTTATTGCTCGTGAAAACCCGTGCGAAATGTGTGAAGACATACCTTGTGCCAAAGTGTGCCCAAGTGGTGCGTTGGATAAGGATATTGCCTCTATCAATGATGCACGTATGGGACTGGCAGTGTTACTCGACCAAGAGAACTGCTTGAACTTTCAAGGGTTACGATGCGATGTGTGCTACCGAGTTTGTCCTGTGATTGACGAAGCTATCACACTGGAACTTGAACAAAACCATCGAACCGGTAAACACGCGCGTTTCTTACCGACTGTGAACAGTAATTACTGTACGGGGTGCGGTAAATGCGAACAAGCGTGTGTGCTTGAGGAATCGGCAATTAAAGTATTGCCACGTTCGCTGGCGAAAGGGGAATTAGGTCACCATTACCGTTTTGGTTGGCTGGAGGGAAACAATGGCAAATCGTAA
- the napA gene encoding nitrate reductase catalytic subunit NapA — translation MKLSRRSFMKANAIAAAAAAAGVGVPSIAKAVVGQQESIKWDKAPCRFCGTGCGVLVGTQNGRIVASQGDPEAPVNRGLNCIKGYFLPKIMYGKDRLTQPLLRMKDGEYDKNGEFTPITWEKAFDVMEEKVKTTLKEKGPEGIGMFGSGQWTVWEGYAASKLFKGGFRSNNLDPNARHCMASAVVGFMRTFGMDEPMGCYDDIEHADAFVLWGSNMAEMHPILWSRITNRRLSNPDVRVAVLSTFKHRSFELADNGIVFTPQSDLVILNYIANYIIQNNAVNQDFLDKHVNLRRGVTDIGYGLRPTHPLEQKAKNPGSDASDPMTFEEYKAFVAEYTLDKTAEMTGVPKDQLEALAKLYADPNVKVVSYWTMGFNQHTRGVWANNLAYNLHLLTGKISQPGCGPFSLTGQPSACGTAREVGTFSHRLPADMVVTNEKHREKVENVWKLPAGTIPEKVGLHAVAQDRALKDGKLNFYWVMCNNNMQAGPNINEERMPGWRDPRNFIVVSDPYPTVSALTADLILPTAMWVEKEGAYGNAERRTQFWRQQVPAPGEAKSDLMQMVLFSRRFKAEDVWPEELLAKKPEYRGKTLYDILFANESVTKFPITELAADQLNDESRELGFYLQKGLFEEYASFGRGHGHDLADFDAYHKARGIRWPVVDGKETQWRYSEGNDPYVKAGQGYQFYGKPDGKAVIFALPFEPAAEAPDAEYDLWLSTGRVLEHWHTGSMTRRVPELHRAFPESVVFMNPLDAKAKDLRRGDKVKVLSRRGEVLSTVETRGRNRPPKGLIYMAFFDASQLVNNLTLDATDPLSKETDYKKCAVKLEKV, via the coding sequence ATGAAACTCAGTCGTCGTAGCTTTATGAAAGCCAATGCGATAGCGGCCGCTGCTGCGGCGGCAGGCGTTGGCGTACCAAGTATTGCGAAAGCAGTGGTTGGTCAGCAAGAAAGCATTAAATGGGATAAAGCACCTTGCCGTTTCTGCGGTACAGGTTGTGGGGTCTTAGTCGGAACGCAAAACGGACGTATCGTTGCGAGCCAAGGTGACCCTGAAGCCCCTGTAAACCGTGGTTTGAACTGCATTAAAGGCTATTTCCTACCAAAAATCATGTACGGAAAAGACCGTTTAACTCAACCGCTTCTGCGTATGAAAGACGGTGAGTACGATAAAAACGGTGAATTTACCCCAATAACATGGGAAAAAGCCTTTGATGTGATGGAAGAGAAAGTCAAAACCACCCTCAAAGAGAAAGGTCCAGAAGGTATCGGAATGTTTGGTTCCGGTCAGTGGACGGTTTGGGAAGGTTATGCTGCATCTAAACTATTTAAAGGTGGCTTCCGTTCAAATAACTTAGACCCAAATGCGCGTCACTGTATGGCATCAGCGGTTGTAGGCTTTATGCGTACCTTTGGTATGGATGAACCGATGGGCTGTTACGATGATATCGAACATGCAGATGCTTTCGTGCTGTGGGGGTCGAACATGGCGGAAATGCACCCAATTTTATGGTCGCGTATCACCAACCGTCGTCTATCTAACCCTGATGTTCGTGTGGCGGTACTGTCTACATTTAAACACCGAAGCTTCGAATTAGCGGATAACGGCATTGTCTTTACGCCGCAATCAGACTTAGTGATCCTCAACTACATTGCTAACTACATTATTCAAAACAATGCGGTGAATCAGGACTTCCTCGATAAACACGTTAATTTACGTCGTGGGGTTACTGATATTGGTTATGGTTTACGTCCAACGCATCCTTTAGAGCAGAAGGCGAAAAACCCAGGATCAGATGCCTCTGATCCAATGACATTCGAAGAGTACAAAGCATTTGTTGCGGAATATACCCTCGACAAAACCGCTGAAATGACGGGTGTTCCGAAAGATCAGTTAGAAGCGCTAGCTAAGCTGTATGCAGACCCTAATGTGAAAGTGGTTTCCTACTGGACAATGGGCTTCAACCAGCACACTCGTGGTGTCTGGGCGAATAACTTGGCGTATAACCTGCACTTATTGACCGGTAAAATTTCTCAACCAGGTTGTGGGCCGTTCTCCTTAACGGGTCAGCCGTCAGCCTGTGGTACCGCGCGTGAAGTGGGAACTTTCTCTCACCGTTTACCTGCCGACATGGTAGTCACCAACGAAAAGCACCGTGAAAAAGTGGAGAACGTTTGGAAGTTACCAGCGGGAACTATCCCAGAAAAAGTGGGATTACATGCTGTTGCTCAAGACCGCGCATTAAAAGATGGCAAGCTCAATTTCTACTGGGTGATGTGCAATAACAATATGCAGGCTGGCCCAAATATTAATGAAGAGCGTATGCCGGGCTGGCGTGATCCGCGTAACTTTATCGTGGTATCTGACCCATACCCAACTGTCAGCGCACTGACGGCGGACTTAATTCTACCAACTGCAATGTGGGTAGAAAAAGAAGGGGCATACGGTAACGCAGAGCGTCGTACTCAATTCTGGCGTCAACAAGTGCCTGCACCGGGCGAAGCAAAATCTGACTTAATGCAGATGGTGCTGTTCTCTCGCCGCTTCAAAGCGGAAGACGTTTGGCCGGAAGAGTTATTAGCGAAGAAACCAGAATATCGTGGAAAAACGTTATACGACATTCTGTTTGCTAACGAATCAGTGACCAAATTCCCAATTACAGAACTGGCCGCTGATCAGCTGAATGATGAATCCCGTGAACTCGGCTTTTACCTGCAAAAAGGGCTGTTTGAAGAGTATGCAAGTTTCGGCCGTGGTCATGGTCATGACTTAGCTGATTTTGATGCATACCACAAAGCTCGCGGTATCCGCTGGCCAGTCGTGGATGGTAAAGAAACTCAATGGCGTTACAGCGAAGGTAATGACCCTTACGTAAAAGCCGGACAGGGTTATCAATTCTACGGCAAGCCAGATGGTAAAGCGGTGATTTTTGCACTGCCATTTGAACCAGCAGCAGAAGCGCCAGATGCAGAATACGATTTATGGTTATCCACAGGACGTGTTCTTGAGCATTGGCATACTGGCAGTATGACTCGCCGTGTGCCTGAATTACACCGTGCATTCCCTGAATCGGTAGTGTTTATGAACCCGCTGGACGCAAAAGCGAAAGACTTACGCCGTGGGGATAAAGTAAAAGTGCTTTCTCGCCGTGGTGAAGTGCTCTCAACCGTGGAAACTCGTGGCCGTAATCGACCACCAAAAGGCTTGATTTATATGGCATTCTTCGATGCATCTCAGTTAGTGAACAACCTCACTTTGGATGCAACGGATCCGCTATCGAAAGAGACGGATTACAAGAAATGTGCGGTTAAATTAGAAAAGGTGTAA
- the napD gene encoding chaperone NapD — protein sequence MKMHNNWQVCSLIVQVKSERIPAVTDELHQEPNCEVAISSPENGKLIVVVEGEDSKTLLDTIDFIRDIDGVLDVSLVYHQQDEQCEEKV from the coding sequence ATGAAGATGCACAATAACTGGCAAGTTTGCAGTTTGATTGTTCAAGTCAAAAGTGAACGCATTCCAGCTGTGACAGATGAATTACATCAAGAACCCAACTGCGAAGTGGCTATTTCCTCTCCTGAAAATGGCAAGTTAATTGTGGTTGTGGAAGGGGAAGACAGCAAAACGCTTTTAGATACTATCGATTTCATCCGTGATATCGATGGTGTATTGGATGTTTCACTGGTTTATCACCAGCAGGATGAGCAATGTGAGGAAAAAGTATGA
- the napF gene encoding ferredoxin-type protein NapF, protein MVDITRRGVLTGAWRNAAPVIRPPWSGSEARFIEQCTRCNQCISSCETAILQPGPGGYPMVDFQRGECTFCYACAEACPEPIFLPQNTQPWNIKIAIGQHCLAYKSIECRRCEDSCEPQVIAFRPSLAGIYQPNIDMQGCTGCGACVAGCPVSAITMEHEDAQ, encoded by the coding sequence ATGGTTGATATCACCCGTCGGGGAGTTTTAACGGGGGCTTGGCGTAATGCTGCACCCGTAATTCGACCACCATGGAGTGGTAGCGAAGCACGTTTTATTGAACAGTGCACTCGTTGTAACCAGTGTATATCGAGTTGTGAAACTGCAATTTTGCAACCGGGTCCTGGTGGCTATCCCATGGTCGATTTTCAGCGTGGTGAATGCACATTCTGTTATGCATGTGCAGAAGCCTGTCCTGAGCCTATATTCCTTCCTCAAAATACCCAGCCTTGGAATATCAAGATTGCCATTGGGCAACACTGTCTGGCGTACAAATCGATTGAATGTCGCCGTTGTGAAGACAGTTGTGAGCCTCAAGTGATCGCCTTTCGTCCATCACTGGCTGGTATTTACCAGCCAAACATTGATATGCAGGGTTGTACAGGTTGTGGCGCATGTGTCGCGGGATGCCCTGTATCAGCCATTACCATGGAGCATGAAGATGCACAATAA